In Nicotiana tabacum cultivar K326 chromosome 2, ASM71507v2, whole genome shotgun sequence, the following proteins share a genomic window:
- the LOC107769511 gene encoding F-box protein At3g07870-like: protein MKILTSMKTHFNIVGSCNGLLCLSDDLWGYRDHYYIWNPSIKKSVKLPEPIFIFRTHGPFDHTLGFGFDSVTNDYEVVRIVHTGFSTDKVPPDVEVFKLSTGVWQDITPVSPSCLFVPKTPGFYMNGACHWVASKRKGGESQNMIVLFDVHGETFWEMMVPDSLVRKFSGFFCEGFVLFVSNGSLCLADSSSGNDKTIDIWMIKEYGDPESWVKQFSISSRDISFNVGVVDEIFSLFNGGRQRQVAHFLVKPIASRENGKILWRADNGLLVSYDPVAEKIKNLGIHNANCLTYRNALYVNTYKMSLILLGKLTDNSAGDTCEDLSSLCKKEAKGGRKFHKGNTKRGLRVVSPLHISRLMYMSRMKAKRLRMIK, encoded by the coding sequence ATGAAAATTTTGACCAGTATGAAAACTCACTTTAATATTGTGGGTAGTTGTAATGGGCTTTTGTGCCTTTCTGACGACCTGTGGGGTTATAGGGACCATTACTATATTTGGAATCCATCCATCAAAAAGTCAGTAAAACTCCCCGAACCAATTTTTATTTTCAGAACACATGGTCCCTTTGATCATACACTAGGGTTTGGGTTTGATAGTGTTACTAATGACTACGAGGTGGTAAGAATAGTACATACTGGATTTTCTACTGATAAGGTACCACCTGATGTTGAGGTTTTTAAACTAAGCACTGGTGTTTGGCAGGACATTACTCCTGTTTCTCCATCTTGTCTGTTTGTTCCGAAGACACCAGGGTTCTACATGAATGGGGCTTGCCATTGGGTTGCTTCTAAACGGAAAGGAGGGGAGAGTCAAAATATGATTGTGCTGTTTGATGTGCATGGGGAGACATTCTGGGAGATGATGGTACCGGATAGTTTAGTTAGGAAGTTTAGTGGTTTTTTTTGTGAGGGATTTGTCCTTTTTGTCTCAAATGGGTCACTTTGTTTGGCTGATAGTTCCTCTGGAAATGACAAAACAATTGATATTTGGATGATAAAAGAGTATGGTGACCCAGAATCATGGGTGAAACAGTTCAGCATCAGTTCAAGGGACATATCATTCAATGTTGGTGttgttgatgaaattttctccttgTTTAATGGTGGTCGTCAGCGTCAGGTTGCTCATTTCTTGGTGAAGCCTATAGCTTCAAGGGAAAATGGTAAAATTTTGTGGAGAGCGGACAACGGACTCTTGGTTTCGTATGATCCTGTAGCTGAAAAAATTAAGAATCTGGGCATTCATAATGCTAACTGTTTAACTTATCGGAATGCACTTTATGTTAATACTTACAAAATGAGCCTTATTTTACTTGGTAAACTGACAGATAATTCTGCTGGTGACACTTGTGAAGATTTATCCAGTTTATGCAAGAAGGAGGCTAAAGGTGGGAGGAAATTTCATAAAGGAAACACTAAAAGAGGTCTGCGTGTTGTGTCTCCCTTGCACATCAGTCGACTG